Proteins found in one Silene latifolia isolate original U9 population unplaced genomic scaffold, ASM4854445v1 scaffold_20.1, whole genome shotgun sequence genomic segment:
- the LOC141638530 gene encoding protein P21-like yields the protein MSHLNSVLIFCIVLVTSLFITGTYAATFTIKSNCNFPVWAAAVPGGGRQMNQGDTWTISANPGQAGARIWARTGCTANGANGLSCTTGDCGGVLQCTGYGSPPNTLAEYTLGQGGSRDFFDISLVDGFNVPMTFLPVSNGCTSGPTCPADLIGQCPSQLKAPGGCNNPCTVFKTDQYCCNSGNCGPTMFSQYFKNACPSAYSYPKDDPTSTFTCASGTNYAVTFCP from the coding sequence ATGAGTCACTTGAACTCCGTCCTAATTTTCTGTATCGTCCTAGTGACATCCCTCTTTATTACAGGCACCTATGCTGCTACATTCACAATCAAAAGTAATTGTAATTTTCCAGTTTGGGCTGCTGCCGTCCCAGGTGGTGGGCGACAGATGAACCAGGGTGATACCTGGACCATCAGCGCTAACCCGGGCCAGGCCGGAGCTCGCATTTGGGCCCGAACCGGGTGCACCGCAAATGGGGCCAACGGGCTTAGCTGCACCACCGGAGACTGTGGTGGGGTCCTCCAATGCACCGGTTACGGCTCACCACCGAACACCCTAGCCGAATACACCCTTGGTCAAGGCGGCAGTCGCGATTTTTTCGACATATCATTAGTCGACGGTTTCAACGTGCCCATGACATTCTTACCCGTATCCAATGGTTGTACCTCCGGGCCGACTTGTCCGGCGGACCTTATTGGCCAGTGCCCAAGTCAGTTAAAGGCCCCAGGCGGGTGTAACAACCCATGCACGGTTTTCAAGACGGACCAATATTGTTGCAATTCAGGAAACTGTGGACCTACCATGTTTTCACAGTATTTTAAGAATGCCTGCCCTAGTGCTTATAGTTACCCTAAAGATGATCCTACTAGTACTTTTACTTGTGCTAGTGGTACTAATTACGCCGTAACTTTTTGCCCTTGA